Proteins encoded by one window of Acipenser ruthenus chromosome 59, fAciRut3.2 maternal haplotype, whole genome shotgun sequence:
- the LOC117410018 gene encoding complement receptor type 2 isoform X1 has protein sequence MAHRLNLTILIFLGTNILQPEVQHIIQAELLAQRCCAQEAESCPERAGPSERGRGCLKACLQDQDCPIRRKCLCDGECGWSCVSPARSCPWPLSSPQSVSLLLSPSPSFSALIEVSCQEGFMMADGRQVVIRRCQGDRHWSGEEPFCVSVSEPTETPLTCPAPGQIENGFNSGGRFTVGATINYTCNPGFELLGVSENYCQENQTWKHPEPTCRLVLCSPPLELSHGYLVAVQRKQYEAGEVIYYLCRKGFLLDGSNRVVCQSNGTWSPTPFCRARCAIPAQRSRVLYNGKKLWPYEVQGGQVQHGEGVSFYCRDEARRCSYTIQSECFDGTLPLPPCYDEPTWLQYKLFTNRVVSEIKHCDEGNQ, from the exons ATGGCACACAGGTTAAACTTGACCATTCTTATTTTTTTGGGAACAAACATTTTACAACCTGAAG TGCAGCATATAATCCAGGCTGAGCTGCTTGCACAGAGATGTTGTG CCCAGGAGGCGGAGTCTTGTCCTGAGAGGGCTGGGCCTTCAGAAAGGGGGCGTGGCTGCCTGAAGGCctgtctccaggaccaggactgtcCAATCAGGAGGAAGTGTCTCTGTGATGGAGAGTGTGGGTGGAGCTGTGTGTCACCAG CTCGCTCCTGCCCTTGGCCCCTCTCTTCCCCtcagtctgtctctctcctcctctccccctctccctctttctctgcTCTCATTGAGGTGAGCTGTCAGGAAGGATTCATGATGGCTGACGGGCGCCAGGTTGTGATTCGCCGTTGCCAAGGGGACCGACACTGGAGTGGGGAGGAGcctttctgtgtttctgtgt ctGAACCGACAGAGACCCCTCTCACTTGCCCCGCCCCGGGGCAGATAGAGAACGGTTTCAACAGCGGGGGCAGATTCACAGTTGGAGCAACTATTAACTACACCTGCAACCCGGG TTTTGAGCTGCTTGGCGTCTCTGAGAATTACTGCCAAGAAAACCAAACATGGAAACATCCAGAGCCAACATGCAGAC tggtgcTCTGCTCCCCCCCTCTCGAGCTCTCCCATGGTTACCTGGTTGCTGTTCAGAGGAAGCAGTATGAGGCCGGTGAGGTCATCTACTACCTCTGCAGGAAGGGCTTCCTATTGGACGGCTCCAACCGAGTTGTGTGCCAATCAAACGGCACCTGGAGCCCAACCCCCTTCTGCCGAG CCCGCTGTGCAATCCCGGCTCAGCGCAGCAGGGTCTTGTATAACGGGAAGAAGCTCTGGCCCTACGAGGTGCAGGGGGGGCAGGTACAACACGGGGAGGGCGTGTCCTTCTACTGCCGGGACGAGGCGAGGCGCTGCAGCTACACCATCCAATCAGAATGCTTCGACGGGACCCTGCCACTCCCACCCTGCTATGACG aGCCCACCTGGCTGCAGTACAAGCTGTTCACAAACAGAGTGGTGTCTGAAATCAAACACTGTGATGAGGGAAACCAGTGA
- the LOC117410018 gene encoding complement receptor type 2 isoform X2 — MAHRLNLTILIFLGTNILQPEAQEAESCPERAGPSERGRGCLKACLQDQDCPIRRKCLCDGECGWSCVSPARSCPWPLSSPQSVSLLLSPSPSFSALIEVSCQEGFMMADGRQVVIRRCQGDRHWSGEEPFCVSVSEPTETPLTCPAPGQIENGFNSGGRFTVGATINYTCNPGFELLGVSENYCQENQTWKHPEPTCRLVLCSPPLELSHGYLVAVQRKQYEAGEVIYYLCRKGFLLDGSNRVVCQSNGTWSPTPFCRARCAIPAQRSRVLYNGKKLWPYEVQGGQVQHGEGVSFYCRDEARRCSYTIQSECFDGTLPLPPCYDEPTWLQYKLFTNRVVSEIKHCDEGNQ; from the exons ATGGCACACAGGTTAAACTTGACCATTCTTATTTTTTTGGGAACAAACATTTTACAACCTGAAG CCCAGGAGGCGGAGTCTTGTCCTGAGAGGGCTGGGCCTTCAGAAAGGGGGCGTGGCTGCCTGAAGGCctgtctccaggaccaggactgtcCAATCAGGAGGAAGTGTCTCTGTGATGGAGAGTGTGGGTGGAGCTGTGTGTCACCAG CTCGCTCCTGCCCTTGGCCCCTCTCTTCCCCtcagtctgtctctctcctcctctccccctctccctctttctctgcTCTCATTGAGGTGAGCTGTCAGGAAGGATTCATGATGGCTGACGGGCGCCAGGTTGTGATTCGCCGTTGCCAAGGGGACCGACACTGGAGTGGGGAGGAGcctttctgtgtttctgtgt ctGAACCGACAGAGACCCCTCTCACTTGCCCCGCCCCGGGGCAGATAGAGAACGGTTTCAACAGCGGGGGCAGATTCACAGTTGGAGCAACTATTAACTACACCTGCAACCCGGG TTTTGAGCTGCTTGGCGTCTCTGAGAATTACTGCCAAGAAAACCAAACATGGAAACATCCAGAGCCAACATGCAGAC tggtgcTCTGCTCCCCCCCTCTCGAGCTCTCCCATGGTTACCTGGTTGCTGTTCAGAGGAAGCAGTATGAGGCCGGTGAGGTCATCTACTACCTCTGCAGGAAGGGCTTCCTATTGGACGGCTCCAACCGAGTTGTGTGCCAATCAAACGGCACCTGGAGCCCAACCCCCTTCTGCCGAG CCCGCTGTGCAATCCCGGCTCAGCGCAGCAGGGTCTTGTATAACGGGAAGAAGCTCTGGCCCTACGAGGTGCAGGGGGGGCAGGTACAACACGGGGAGGGCGTGTCCTTCTACTGCCGGGACGAGGCGAGGCGCTGCAGCTACACCATCCAATCAGAATGCTTCGACGGGACCCTGCCACTCCCACCCTGCTATGACG aGCCCACCTGGCTGCAGTACAAGCTGTTCACAAACAGAGTGGTGTCTGAAATCAAACACTGTGATGAGGGAAACCAGTGA
- the LOC131725044 gene encoding hepatic leukemia factor-like: protein MARPISQLIPPDLPGLSPQFGSGGAGGGAHGAHPSSMASLKSLLQLPVKQSPEPRGKDSITGEGKGSEKEKGVDSDEENSSSHSGGRQTHSAFLGPLLWEKTLPCEGGLFQLQYMDLEEFLTENGMGPQTSSMAAQIPSQNSQSAIPNQSGQSQSGQQSQSSQLSSQHPGQLSQLSQLARAPSPTSPVTPGNGQPSVAVETGGSSRAAQTQGMMGGGCIQGAAHPGQATPPDPSSCPQSDPSEVLVKFDPDPADLALSSVPGQEAFDPRRHSFTEEELKPQPMIKKAKKMLVPDEQKDDKYWSRRYKNNEAAKRSRDARRLKENQISVRAAFLEKENAALRQEVADMRKELGRCRNTLHKYEARHGGP from the exons ATGGCGCGACCGATATCCCAGCTGATCCCCCCGGACTTGCCCGGGCTGAGCCCGCAGTTCGGGAGTGGAGGGGCGGGCGGCGGAGCTCACGGAGCGCACCCCAGCTCCATGGCCAGCCTCAAGTCTCTCCTCCAGCTCCCGGTGAAACAGAGCCCCGAGCCGCGGGGGAAAGACAGCATTACCGGCGAAGGGAAAG GCTCTGAGAAGGAGAAGGGTGTGGACTCTGATGAAGAGAACTCGTCCTCTCACAGCGGTGGGAGACAGACTCACTCTGCCTTCCTGGGGCCGCTGCTCTGGGAGAAGACCCTGCCTTGCGAGGGGGGGCTGTTCCAGCTCCAGTACATGGACCTGGAGGAATTCCTCACGGAGAACGGCATGGGGCCACAGACCTCCAGCATGGCGGCCCAGATTCCCAGTCAGAACTCCCAGTCTGCCATCCCAAACCAGTCCGGCCAGTCCCAGTCTGGCCAGCAGAGTCAGAGTTCCCAGCTGAGCTCCCAGCACCCTGGCCAGCTCTCCCAACTCTCCCAGCTAGCCAGGGCTCCCTCCCCAACCTCGCCGGTCACTCCCGGCAACGGCCAGCCCAGCGTTGCCGTGGAAACGgggggcagcagcagggctgcgcAGACGCAAGGCATGATGGGAGGGGGCTGTATCCAGGGGGCGGCACATCCAG GCCAGGCCACGCCCCCTGACCCCTCCAGCTGCCCGCAGAGTGACCCTAGTGAGGTCCTGGTGAAGTTTGACCCCGACCCCGCTGATCTGGCTCTGTCCAGTGTCCCGGGACAGGAGGCCTTCGACCCGCGGAGACACAGCTTCACAGAGGAGGAGCTGAAACCACAGCCCATGATCAAGAAGGCAAAGAAGATGCTGGTGCCAGACGAGCAgaag gatgaTAAGTACTGGTCGCGACGCTATAAGAATAATGAAGCAGCGAAGCGTTCCCGTGATGCTCGGAGGTTGAAGGAGAACCAGATCTCGGTCCGAGCCGCGTTCCTGGAGAAGGAGAACGCAGCGTTGAGGCAGGAGGTGGCCGACATGCGCAAGGAGCTGGGGCGCTGTCGGAACACGCTGCACAAATACGAGGCGCGGCACGGGGGCCCGTGA